The segment CGCCGTTGCGGTTGTTGAAAGCAATGCGGTTCCAGTGCGTCGAAAATACGCCGCCGACTGTGTTGTACTCGCTTATGCCACGGAATCGAACGCCGTTGAGGCCGTTTCCCAGGTCCATCGTGCCCGTGATGTCGGTGCCAATGCTGTTCAGAACCACGGCATTGCCTCCAGAGTTCTGGATTCCTTCAATGTCGCCCGTAATCTCAATACCGTCGAGCGTGTTTCCACTAATCACGTTGCCGCCATCAAACTGCGCGACCCCGACCGAATTGCCAGAGGAGTTGTCGATGCGAACGCCGACAAGATTAGGCATTGCGGCATTGCCAGAAATGTTGACGCCAATGTGATTGTTTCGAACCACATGGCCGCCGCCGCCCGTGATCAATACCCCGATGCCCGAATGGTTAGAGACGATATTGCGTCCCGTAACGCCTGCTCCTCCAATTTCAGACGCTCGGCTATCCTTGAGAAAGATGCCGTTCGTGGCGTTTGGAGCCGGGTCGCCGGCCTTGTTCAAGCCGATGTAATTGCCCATGATCTTGTTGCGAAGCGCCTGCGCGCCTTCGATCAGTACGCCTGACCGACCATTATTGGCAATGATGTTGCGCTCGCCGGTCTGTCCGGGCGAAACCAGACTGTCCGGCGCGTTAATGATGGCAATACCGTCAAATCCGTTGGGCCGGGAATCGACGCCGTTCGCGCCCGTCCCAACGACGTTGCCCGCAACTTGGTTGAATCCGGCGCCGTTGCCTGTAATCAAGACGCCGTACTGCTGATTGCCCGAGACGACATTGCCAGGCGGCGTTCCCGGATCGTTCGTCGATGCGCCAATAAAGTTATTAGGCGCGCCTGTAATGACTACCCCGCTCAAGTTGGCCAAGCGCGTCTGCCCATCGATCGCCACGCCGATATAGTTGCCCAATATCTGGTTTCCCGTCGCCTGAGCGCCGTTGATCGCAACGCCATGTCCAAAATTATTGCTAAGGATGTTTCTGGCATCTGCGCCGTTACCGCCGATGATGTTGTTGGGCGCATTGGTGATCTGGATCGCATTCCCCGTATTGGGCGCGCCGTTGATTCCATCGGCCACCACTCCGATGCGATTGCCCTCAACCCGATTGCCCGAGGCGCGATTGCCCGTAATCTCAACCCCATGCGCATTCATTCCGATCACATTCATTGCGCCTTCGACCGTGCCGCCCACAATGTTGTTTGCAGCATGCTCCAAGCGAACTCCGTTTCCGATATTACGGCCCAAGAACGATCCATCCGCGTTGGTGCCGATATGGTTGCCCTGAATCTGGTTGCCCGTCGCCGGTCCAAAGCCTTGGATGAAGACGCCGTGCACGCCGTTGCCGACGACCAAATTTCGAGCAGCTGGGACTGTGCCTCCTAGGGTGTTGTTCAAGGCATCGGCCATAAACACGCCGGAGAACCCGGCGCCCATCCGCTGCGATTCGTCTCGATTGCTGCCCAATAAGTTGCCCTGCACAAGGTTGCTGGCGCCGTTCAAGATTCGCACGCTGTTGAACTCGCTGCCCGCAACAACGTTTCGAGCCCCTTCGGCCAGCCCGCCAACCGTGTTGTTTCTTGCCGTCGCCCCGACGATAACGACCCCGATGGTGTTGCCCAGATCATCGGCGTTGCCAGGGACGCCGTCTGGGTTCGATACCATGCCCGTAGCATCCAAACCCAGATAGTTGCCTTGCACTCGGTTATTCTCGACCGTTCTGAAGCCGCCGTCCAGCATGACTCCCGCGTTGCCGTTGTCGGCGATCACGTTGCGAGCGGCTCCGGCCAATCCGCCGATAACATTGTTCGAACCCAGCACAACGATGCCGCCCAAGCCTTCAGTCGCACGGCCATTGCCCTTAGCGCCCGAACCGAATCGGTCTATGCCAACGTAGTTGCCCTCCACAAAAGAGTGCGAGCCGCTCAGAGTAAGCCCGGTGCGGTTGAAATTGGTTATGATCAGGCCGCGGACAACGCTGTCGGAAGGTACCGTGAGGCCGTTCCCCAAGCCCGATACAAAGTGTCCATCGATCTCGATAATGGGCGTGTTCTCGCCGCCAGGTTGAGTCGAACCGTCTATGAAAACCGGCCTAACAATATCCGGCAAGTTGGTAAACGGTTCGTACGTAAGGCCGCCCGTTACGGCAAAGTTAATCGCGTGCGAACCGGCTAGCGCATTGATCTGCATGATGGCCGCCCGGAGTGTGCAGACGCCGGTGAATCCTGACGTGGCATTGCCCGTATCGCAAATGCCGTCGGTTATATCGCCGTCCGGCAAGTCCAGCAGAAGGTTGACCGTAAACGTCGCCATCGTTCGCATACCCATCGATAGGGCCGCCACGCCAGTAGATGTCAACCCTGCGATATCGGTGAACGCGGTCGGATTCAGGCGCATCGGCAAGGCCGCGCGCAGGCCAAGCTCAAAAAGAACGTCCTCAATGACGACCTTCCCATCGTCTGCGCGAGCGACGACGATCTCTCCTGTCTCAAAATTGCAAACTACAAGGTCGTCATACTCGTTCGCGGTGATCCGTGCGCGAAAAGCGATCGACCGGTCGCCAGAGAAGGGAACTCGGCCTTTAGCGGCGATCGATCCGTCGGGCTCGACTACCCGAACATCGCCTGTAACCGAAACGGTCGCGATTTGATAATCTCCGCCGTTGGCAAAGCGCCCTGGAGCCATCGCTGTCAGCGGCATGTTTAGGACAAGTTTGCTTTGGGCAGGCAATACGCCCGACTTTCCTCCGTGCGAAAGCATCCGATCCCGGCCAAAGACGACGAACAGCCCCTCATCGGTCGCGCAGGCGATATCGATCCAGGGTTTGTCGTCAAACTGAGCAGGCGCGATTGCGTTAATTCTTCCCGGAGCTCGGACTCTCTCTGCAATCGCTCTCATCGCGCCTTCGGGCCCTTCATAGACATAAAGTTCAAAGGACTGGCCTAAGTCGATTCCGATCAGCAGGTCAGCCAAACTGTCGCGGCGGTTCGCATCGCCGGAGGCTAAAGCCGTGATCGTGCCCGACAACAGACTCCTCTGTGAGATCGCGAAGGCTCCTCCACCATTGCCGGACAACCACAACAACTCCGATCCCTTTCCGCAGACAATGTCCGTCCTTCCGTCGGCGTCAAAGTCGCCCGATGCAACGAGCTCCGGCGCAAACGGCAGGGCAGTGTCGACCGTGTGCGGCAAGAACGGATCGCTGCCGCCGCCTAAGTGCGGGAAGATCGCGCCCGGGTTCCCCAATTGAACGCGAACGGATGCGCCATGAACGAAAGCAACGTCTTGAATCCCGTCGCCGTTGAAGTCAGCCGAGGCCATTTGTTGGCTATAGGCGGGCAGAAAGTAGAGAGAGAGTAGTATGCATATCGAGAGTTTCATGTCGAGCCCTCCCGGTTCGTTTCATAGATTGTACAACAGATTTAAGCCGATTGAAGAAACCCCTCGCCCGATGCAAGAGCGAGGGGATGGCGAGTTTACTGCTTGCGCCGTCGCGAGCGCACCGCCAATGCGATCAAACCGCCGCCCAAGACGGCCATCGAGGCGGGCTCGGGCACGGGTTCGCCATAAATAAAGTCGTCCATGACGACGACATCGTGTCCGTTCAGCGGATCGTCGTTAGGGCCGCTGTTCAAACCCATTGCAGCGTTTCCGCTGAAGATTCGAACGCGGGAGACGATCCGATCGGCGAACTTGACTCCGGCAAAGGAGAAACTTTCGTGAGGATTAACGCCCGCAGGAACGAAGATGGAGTAGATCAGACTGTTGTTGGCGTCGTAATACTCCATCTTTGTGCTGTCGGGCAGGTCGATGTCGGTAAACACGGCGCCAAACCCCGTAACCGTCGCCGGGAAGTTGGTACCGGCTACGAAGAAGCGCACGTCGGTAATGACGCTGTCGAGCGCGGTGAACAGCCTTTGCTGGCTGAACACGGCGAACTCGTTCGGATAAGAAGCGTTGATCCGAGCGTACTCGACCGGGGTATTGGTCGGGTTGCTGTCGTCCGCGCTCAAGAGAAACCCAGAGCCAGGCGTTGTGAACTCGGCGCCGCGGGCGCGGGGCGCGACCGGCGCGTTGAGAAAGTTGCCGGGGAAGAGGTTAGGATCCGAGAAGGCATCGCCCACCGCGTCCCAGTTGATTTCTCTTCTACCGTTTGGATTGCCCACGCCAGGCGTGTTGGCGTTGAGCGGTCCCAGCAGGGTTCTGTACTGATTGACGACGCTGAGCACCGCGGCGTGATCGCCAGAGCCGGCCAAGACGGTTTGGCCGTGGACCGGCAGCGCGACCGCCACCATGGCCGCTACCGTCAAAAAGATGTACTTGTTCGGCATTTTGACCTCCCATTTCGACTGAATGTATGTTCAGTTTATCGATGGGAGGCCTCTTGCCGCATACGCCGTTTGGCCTATTTTGAGGCTGAAATTGTGCTACAAATTCTCAAAAAGCCGTTCAGCACCCCATGCCAAAGCCTTCTAAGACCATAGCCAGGTCGGAGTCGTCCACCACGCCGTCGCGGTTGAGGTCGGCATTGCGGCGGCCGGTTTGGCCAAACTCTTCCAGGACGATTGCCAGATCGATATCGTCCACACAGCCGTCAAAGTTAACGTCTGAATCGGGCACAGGGGTCAGCAGATAGCCGATGCCGTTGCCGTTCGCCACGATCTGGTTGTCGTTGTTGATGTCCCTGGCTTCTTGAAACACGCCCAAAAAGTCGGCCGTTACTAAGTCGTTCAGGTCCTGCATCACCCCTGAATAGAGGAAGGCCCGATCGACACCGCCGCTTCGATAGAAGCCGACGATCCATTCTGCATCGTTGATAGAATAGGCTTGAGAGACCGTTCCGCTCAAGGCGCCCAGGTCCTCGGACAGACCAAACCGCCATCGGCAGGCGCGGTTTTGGTTCAGGTGGTTGTTCGCATAGCCTACGATAACGCCCTCGTTGTTGATGGAATAGGCGCGGCCTATGCTGCCGCCGAGCAATGGCAACTCGTTTGCGATTCCGAACTCGTACACGAAAGGCTTTTGTTCGTTCGATGCATTGGTAGAGTATCCTACCACTCGGCCCGAGTCGTTTATCCCATACGCCCAGCCCAAGTTTCCGCCTAGCGACGGTATTGCGGTCATTGAGGAGCCGTCATATCTATAGGCGCGATACTGGCTGTTGGACAACTGGGCCGCTCCGGCGATGAGCCCCGATGCGTTGATCGCCCACCCGTAGCTGCGCTGACCGCCAAGAGTCGGGATTGGAGCCATGTTGCCGTTTTCATACCGGAATCCTGTCGGAAGGCCGGATGCATTGTTCGAGTAGCCGACGATAACGCCCAGCGAGTTGATGTCGTAAGCCTCGCTGCGGTTGCCGCCCAAGAAGCCAAGCCCGGTCATCGTGCCGTTTTGCCACACAAAGGCCTCGATCGCCGACCCGCCGATGTTAGACCGTCCGACGACGATGCCGCTATCGTTCAACGCGTACGCCTCGGTCGTGCCCGTGCCGAGATTGCCGAGATTAGTTACTGCAAAGCGCTGCGCGAACGCCGTACCGACAAGCAGGGCCGCGCACGAAACGAGAATCGATTTGTTTAGCATGGCTAAATAATACCTCCAGGTCAAGGAAAGAGTATTGGATTCAGTGGACTGGCAGCCGGTTCGCCCGGTTGCTGTCCCGGATGAAACGCTTGCAGATCGGCTTGGCGATGCGGGCTGTCCGGTTCCATAATCCGGGTGCCGTCGGGGTAGTAGATGACGGTCATGGCCTCTCGCATGTAACTGCTGCGATTGGGACCGGCCATGTGCAGCGTCAGGCCGGAGTGAAAGGTCGCATCGCCCGGTTGAAGCTCGTATTGCGTTGTCGGCCAGCCGCGCTCGGCCACCATCTTTTCGAATTCGACATGGTTTTCGTCGGAGATCGCTCGGTGGCCCAGGAAACCTTCTTTGTGAGAGCCATCGGCAAAACTCATGGCGCCCATTTCGGCCGTTACGGGACAGAGCGCCATCCACATCGTGATCGTGTTGTCGGTGTCCAGCGGCCAATAGTGCTGGTCTTGGTGCCACGGGGTGTTTTTACCGCCCGGTTCCTTGAACAGCGCCTGGTCGTGGTAAAGGCGAACGGACGGCGCGCCCATGAGCTGGGCCGCGATGGAGGCAAACCGTTTTGCGAATACGAACTCCCTGCATGGTGCGTTCAATTGCCAGAGGTTTGTGATTTGCACGAACCGGCGCTGCTCGCCGCCAATGCCGGGTTGAATGTGGCGCTCTTCGGCTGCAATAGCGAGGGTGTTCGCAATGGCGTCGCGATAAGGCTGCAGCGCGTCGGGGTTAAGCAGCCCTCGAATCACCGCTCGACCGGTATCCCGATACTCTTCGACAACTTCGGAAGCGACCAGGAAAGGTTCGTTCAGGTTCACACGATAGATGTTCACCTGAAAGCGATAAGAATCCTGCTAAGAAAAAAAGGCCGGCAGCCAATAAAGCAGACTGCCAGCCTTTGACCTTGACTGTTCTAAGGACTTAGTTTCGGCGTCGTCGGAGCGCCAAGGCGCCCAGTCCGCCAACCAGAGCGATCATCGATGCCGGCTCTGGCACCATG is part of the Armatimonadota bacterium genome and harbors:
- a CDS encoding phytanoyl-CoA dioxygenase family protein, producing the protein MNIYRVNLNEPFLVASEVVEEYRDTGRAVIRGLLNPDALQPYRDAIANTLAIAAEERHIQPGIGGEQRRFVQITNLWQLNAPCREFVFAKRFASIAAQLMGAPSVRLYHDQALFKEPGGKNTPWHQDQHYWPLDTDNTITMWMALCPVTAEMGAMSFADGSHKEGFLGHRAISDENHVEFEKMVAERGWPTTQYELQPGDATFHSGLTLHMAGPNRSSYMREAMTVIYYPDGTRIMEPDSPHRQADLQAFHPGQQPGEPAASPLNPILFP
- a CDS encoding PEP-CTERM sorting domain-containing protein — encoded protein: MPNKYIFLTVAAMVAVALPVHGQTVLAGSGDHAAVLSVVNQYRTLLGPLNANTPGVGNPNGRREINWDAVGDAFSDPNLFPGNFLNAPVAPRARGAEFTTPGSGFLLSADDSNPTNTPVEYARINASYPNEFAVFSQQRLFTALDSVITDVRFFVAGTNFPATVTGFGAVFTDIDLPDSTKMEYYDANNSLIYSIFVPAGVNPHESFSFAGVKFADRIVSRVRIFSGNAAMGLNSGPNDDPLNGHDVVVMDDFIYGEPVPEPASMAVLGGGLIALAVRSRRRKQ